Within the Desulfovibrio oxyclinae DSM 11498 genome, the region CCGAACGTCAGCAAAGGCTCGCCCCTGTTGGGCGCGCTCAAGGTCTTCGCTGCCGCAGCCGTGCTTGTGGGCACGCTGTATTTCTGCATCGGCATTGCTGTGGATGCTGTGGTTCCCTTGCTGCCTGATTCCACGGTGCAATCTATAAGCAAGCGTATGGATTGGATAAGGATTCCAAACGGTGGAAAAATGACTCCGGCTGAGCAGTCCATTCAAAGGCTCGCGGACAGGCTTGCCGAGGCCGATCCCGACGCGCCACGAATCCGGGTTCGGGTGGTGCCTTCCGACATGGTCAATGCTTTTGCCCTGCCAGACGGGACCGTGTTGTTGAACACCGGCCTGCTCGCGCGGCTGGAGTCGGAGAACGGGTTGGCTTTCATCCTCGGGCACGAGATGGCCCATATCCGCAACCGGGACGCCCTGCGCGGGCTGGGGCGGGCCATGGCCTATCAGATGGTGGCCGAGGCCGTGGGATTCGGCTCGGAGCAGGTCTTCAGCGACCCGGCTCAGCTTTCCGAGCTGGCCTTTTCGCGAGGTCAGGAGGAACGTGCCGATCGCGAGGGGATGGATACCGTCCAAAAGCTGTACGGCCATGTGGGCGGCTACGACGAGTTTTTCCGCATCATGCGGCGTGAGCGCACGCAAGAGGCGTGGGCAGAATATTTTTCCACGCATCCCCACGATGACCGGCGGATTCAGTTGATGCAGGAGCATTCGGATGACATGGGCTATGTCATGGGCTCCGAAACGCCGCTCATCCTCCCTCGCGATGGAGATGAATATCTGTGAGCCGCTCTGGAACAAAGCCCTGCCGCTGGTGGAAAGCGTTGATTCTGGGAATGATCCTGCCGGGACTGGGGCAGGTCTATACCGGCAGGAGCGCCTTCGGCTTCGGGGTCTGCGCAGCACAGATTCTGCCCGGCATGATCGGCTACAGCCTCATGGGAACGTTTGCGGGGCTCATCGCCGCCGTGAGCATGATGCTCGTCTACCACGCGGTCTTCGCGGCCGAGGCGGCTTTCAGGATCGTCCGTAACGGACCGCTCATTCCGCATCCCCGACGTGGCTGGGTTTATCCCGCTTTCATCGTCCTTTCCATCGGGCTGACCTATGCCATGTCGGCCCTGCCGCAGCAGTATGAGGCCTTTGTGGTGCCCACCCCTTCCATGGCGCCCGCCCTGCGACCGGGAGACCGGTTCATGGCGGAGCGGATTGCCCCCGAAGATCCGTTGCACCGCGGCGAAGTGGCAGTCTTCCTGCGGCCAGACGGCGTCTATTTCGTCAAACGCGTGGCGGCGGTTGCCGGGGATAGGGTGCGGGTCGAGCAAGGGATGGTCTACGTGAACGACGTTCCCGTGAATTCCGGACGCGAACCCAAGGGGGCAAAGATGCTTCACGGACCTTCGCAGCAGGGATTCGTGCTCGAAAAGGGACAGGTCTTCATGCTCGGCGACAATGCCGCGCGTTCATGGGATTCGCGGTATTTCGGGCCGGTGGACAGAGAGGATGTCCGCTATCGCGCCCTGTATCTCTACTGGGCGCAGGACGGACGCACGGGCAGGAAGCTCGGTCAGTTCCAGTAGGCCGGGGAAAGCAGCAGCCCTTCTGCCAGCGATACCTCAAGCACCTTCACTTCCTGGATGTCCAGCTCCTGCATGTACCCGAGCACAAGGATCAGATTGGACAGATCGGTGGGTGCGAATCCGCCGCCAAGCTCCCAGTCGGTCAGACCGAGCCGCAGGCCGATTGCCTTGCGCAGGTCTATTTGAGTGTAGGGATTCTTCGCCGCAATCTGTCCGAGCACGCTCAGTGAGTGAACCGGTCCGATTCCGACGACCAAGCATTCTTCATTACGAATGATTGCACGCATTTCCTTCGGCAGTTTGGCGGCCTTTTCGCGAGCCAGCCTGAGCGCCTGACGAAAATCCTTTTTGCTCATGGGGTTTGGCGTGTGCGATATTCTGTGCTGAATGTCGTAAATGATGTCGTTTTTGAAAGAAACCGAGGCCGTGCGATCCGTATGATAGTAGGTTCGCGCCTTGTGCCTGAGCGTGATCTGCGAAGTGCCGCCGCCGATATCCCAGACTACCAGCGGCCCTTGTGGGTTTCCGAGTTCGTTCAGTGCGGAGCGGACGCCGATGACCGCCTCTTCGCGCTCGTCGATCACCTGAGCAGGGATATCCGTCTGCTGTGAGAGTCGCTTGATGTACTCATGCCCGTTTTCTGCGTTGCGAAAGGCTTCTGTGGCAACCGCCGAGATCGATTCTGCGCCGAGGCTGCTGGCCTGTGTCTTGAGGAAACGGATGTGGTTTATTCCTTCAGCCATCATGGCAGGGGGGATGCGATTACCGGTCTGGGGGACGATGTTCTCCGCGAAGTCTGCCTTGATGTGCAGTCGCTTCACGATGCGTTTGATCACATGAGAGCCTTCGTCCACGTCCGCGATGACGCACTTGATGGATCCCGAACCGATATCGATGGCGGCCCGGCGCTCGAAGTCGGACCCGCCATGAAACCATAGCGTGGCCGCCGTGATGAGCACTGCTGCGATGATCAGAGTATAACGCATGCCGCAAACATAGCCCGAAGGCTCACGGAGGTGCAATTATTCTGCGCTTTTCGTTGAGCGGTACGTGTCTCTGTTTCGTCTGATCTGGTATTTGATGACGGCGTTGTTGTGTTCGCGCAGGGACTTGCTGAAGTAGTGCGACCCATCTCCCTTGGCCACGAAATACAGGAACCGGTGGTCCTCGGGGTGTACGGCGGCCTTGAGCGAATCCAGCCCCGGCGAGCAGATGGGGCCGGGCGGCAGGCCGGGATGCACGTATGTGTTGTACGGATTGTTCCGGTCCTTCAGGTGCTTTTTGCGGATGTTGCCGTCAAAGGCGGGGCCAAGGCCATAGATGATGGTGGGATCGGCCTGTATCAGCATGCGCCGCTTCAGTCGGTTGGCGAAGACTCCGGCGATGCGCTCTCGTTCGGTCACGTCGCCGGTTTCCTTTTCCACCAGCGAGGCCAAGACCACGAACTTTTTCAGATTCTTCCATTCCGGAAGTCCGTCAGGCCAGACCTTTTCCGCCTCGGCGAAGAACTGTCTGAGCATGGTGCGAACCATGTACCGCCCCTTGTTCTCTTCGGGCGGGGTCAACAGGTAGGTCTCCGGAAAGAGAAAGCCCTCGGCGGTTTCGGCCTTGATGCCGAATTCTTTGAGCAACTCTGAATCCTGCGCGGCAGCGGCGAATTCCTCTTGGGTACAGACACCGGATTCGGCGACGACCTCGGCAGTCTGCCACCAGGTGAGTCCCTCGCGCACCGAGACCTTGACCATGATGCCCGGGGTGGTGGTCAGCACTTCCAGCACCCGGTCGGGGCGCCAGCCGGTATTCAGACGGAACTTTCCTGCCCGCACCTCGTTGACTGTGCCCTTTTCGCGGGCAAGGGCCCAGAAGCGGTTCACGTCGGTGATGATGTTGTCCGAACGCAGGTCGCGGGCGACCACGAGGAAGGGGGAGCCTTTTTCCACCGTGAAGACCACTTCGTGCCCCGGTGTTTCGGGCGGCACGGTGCGGAACTGGTGGTCCAGCCAGGCCATGATCCAGAAATAGCCGGACGCGCCAAGTGCGGCGATTCCGGCCAGAAGGAAGAGTAATGCTAGATTGCGCTTTCGAGCCATGTGCGAAGGATGACGGTTGCGGCCTGCTGGTCGAGTGCCATTTTTTTCTTCTTGCGTTTCAGACCCGCGCTGCGCAGTTCCTGTTCGGCTTCCGCCGAGGAGAGCCGTTCATCCACGAGGTGGATCGGCTGTTCGATGCGCCGCGAGAGGCTGTCGGCAAAGTTCCGGGCCTGCCGGGTGGTCAGGGTGTCCTCTCCGTCGAGGGAAAGGGGAAGGCCGACCACCACGGTTTCAACAGACTCCTTTTGTATGATTTCCAGCAGTTCGTCAAAGAGTGCGTCGCGGGTGGTGCGCTCGATGGTTTTGTACGGCGAGGCCAGCAAGCCGGTGGGGTCGCTCAGTGCGAGCCCCACCCGCTTGAGGCCGAAGTCTATGGCAAGAACGCGCAAGAATTTATGCTCCCCTGCGTTCCACGCGGTTCATGATCTGTTTGAGTTCGCGCTTCCACTTGGGGCCGCCCACGCAGCGCGCAAGATATTCCACGGTGTGCAGCACCGGGTTGCCCTGACGGTTTTCGGCAAGGCAGCGGCTGATGCCCACTTTGCAGGAGGGACAGCCGACCACGATGGGCAGGCTCTTGTTGCTGCCCGCGTCCTCGCGCAACTGACCCTTCTTGCGTTCGCGAATCCGATTGTAGATGGCGGGGCTGGAGAGCGCGCCAAGACCGGAT harbors:
- a CDS encoding M48 family metallopeptidase is translated as MRGEYGFSDNPNVSKGSPLLGALKVFAAAAVLVGTLYFCIGIAVDAVVPLLPDSTVQSISKRMDWIRIPNGGKMTPAEQSIQRLADRLAEADPDAPRIRVRVVPSDMVNAFALPDGTVLLNTGLLARLESENGLAFILGHEMAHIRNRDALRGLGRAMAYQMVAEAVGFGSEQVFSDPAQLSELAFSRGQEERADREGMDTVQKLYGHVGGYDEFFRIMRRERTQEAWAEYFSTHPHDDRRIQLMQEHSDDMGYVMGSETPLILPRDGDEYL
- the lepB gene encoding signal peptidase I, which encodes MSRSGTKPCRWWKALILGMILPGLGQVYTGRSAFGFGVCAAQILPGMIGYSLMGTFAGLIAAVSMMLVYHAVFAAEAAFRIVRNGPLIPHPRRGWVYPAFIVLSIGLTYAMSALPQQYEAFVVPTPSMAPALRPGDRFMAERIAPEDPLHRGEVAVFLRPDGVYFVKRVAAVAGDRVRVEQGMVYVNDVPVNSGREPKGAKMLHGPSQQGFVLEKGQVFMLGDNAARSWDSRYFGPVDREDVRYRALYLYWAQDGRTGRKLGQFQ
- a CDS encoding Ppx/GppA phosphatase family protein; the encoded protein is MRYTLIIAAVLITAATLWFHGGSDFERRAAIDIGSGSIKCVIADVDEGSHVIKRIVKRLHIKADFAENIVPQTGNRIPPAMMAEGINHIRFLKTQASSLGAESISAVATEAFRNAENGHEYIKRLSQQTDIPAQVIDEREEAVIGVRSALNELGNPQGPLVVWDIGGGTSQITLRHKARTYYHTDRTASVSFKNDIIYDIQHRISHTPNPMSKKDFRQALRLAREKAAKLPKEMRAIIRNEECLVVGIGPVHSLSVLGQIAAKNPYTQIDLRKAIGLRLGLTDWELGGGFAPTDLSNLILVLGYMQELDIQEVKVLEVSLAEGLLLSPAYWN
- the mltG gene encoding endolytic transglycosylase MltG, encoding MARKRNLALLFLLAGIAALGASGYFWIMAWLDHQFRTVPPETPGHEVVFTVEKGSPFLVVARDLRSDNIITDVNRFWALAREKGTVNEVRAGKFRLNTGWRPDRVLEVLTTTPGIMVKVSVREGLTWWQTAEVVAESGVCTQEEFAAAAQDSELLKEFGIKAETAEGFLFPETYLLTPPEENKGRYMVRTMLRQFFAEAEKVWPDGLPEWKNLKKFVVLASLVEKETGDVTERERIAGVFANRLKRRMLIQADPTIIYGLGPAFDGNIRKKHLKDRNNPYNTYVHPGLPPGPICSPGLDSLKAAVHPEDHRFLYFVAKGDGSHYFSKSLREHNNAVIKYQIRRNRDTYRSTKSAE
- the ruvX gene encoding Holliday junction resolvase RuvX; translation: MRVLAIDFGLKRVGLALSDPTGLLASPYKTIERTTRDALFDELLEIIQKESVETVVVGLPLSLDGEDTLTTRQARNFADSLSRRIEQPIHLVDERLSSAEAEQELRSAGLKRKKKKMALDQQAATVILRTWLESAI